From Amycolatopsis sp. cg9, one genomic window encodes:
- a CDS encoding glutamate ABC transporter substrate-binding protein, which produces MSRRGNTVRAGVLAVVALLVASCGSPGKPVDPAPVGNAAWPQPAHVGGPDAAAGGGGDTSCNPLASLQPDKGTSIPDGSTMAKIKERGKLIAGVDQTTYLFGFRNPTSGNLEGFDIDLVNEIARSIFGAPEGRVQFRAITSSQRQDVLTQHQVDIVVRTYSITCARKKDVQFSSVYYVAGQRLLVTKESKATKLADLSGKKVCAAKKSTSLAKIATDPAKPVAISVDNWSDCLVMLQQGQVDAVSTDDTILAGMAAQDPTLQVVGDQFTQENYGIGVPKDNEDMVKFVNAVLENVRNSGAWQSSYRHWVESKLGPASPPQAQYQ; this is translated from the coding sequence GTGAGCAGGCGGGGGAACACGGTCCGGGCGGGCGTGCTGGCGGTCGTCGCGCTGCTGGTGGCGTCCTGCGGCAGCCCCGGCAAACCGGTCGACCCGGCCCCGGTCGGCAACGCGGCCTGGCCCCAGCCCGCGCACGTGGGCGGCCCGGACGCGGCCGCCGGCGGTGGCGGCGACACCAGCTGCAACCCGCTGGCCAGCCTGCAGCCGGACAAGGGCACGTCGATCCCCGATGGCTCGACCATGGCGAAGATCAAGGAACGCGGCAAGCTCATCGCCGGCGTCGACCAGACCACCTACCTGTTCGGCTTCCGCAACCCGACCTCGGGCAACCTCGAGGGCTTCGACATCGACCTCGTCAACGAGATCGCCCGCTCGATCTTCGGCGCGCCCGAAGGCCGCGTCCAGTTCCGCGCGATCACTTCGTCGCAGCGCCAGGACGTCCTGACGCAGCACCAGGTCGACATCGTCGTGCGGACGTACAGCATCACCTGCGCGCGCAAGAAGGACGTCCAGTTCTCCTCCGTGTACTACGTCGCCGGGCAGCGGCTGCTGGTGACGAAGGAGTCGAAGGCGACGAAGCTGGCCGACCTGAGCGGCAAGAAGGTGTGCGCGGCGAAGAAGTCGACGTCGCTGGCGAAGATCGCGACGGACCCGGCCAAGCCGGTGGCGATCTCGGTCGACAACTGGTCGGACTGCCTGGTGATGCTCCAGCAGGGCCAGGTCGACGCGGTTTCGACCGACGACACGATCCTCGCCGGGATGGCCGCGCAGGACCCGACGCTGCAGGTCGTCGGCGACCAGTTCACGCAGGAGAACTACGGCATCGGCGTGCCGAAGGACAACGAGGACATGGTCAAGTTCGTCAACGCCGTGCTCGAGAACGTGCGCAACAGCGGTGCTTGGCAGAGCAGCTACCGCCACTGGGTCGAGTCGAAGCTGGGGCCGGCCTCGCCGCCGCAGGCGCAGTACCAGTGA
- a CDS encoding tetratricopeptide repeat protein translates to MSEEPRRPRHAAPDDEPQPATPGSSWQPPPPVRWETPEPSISGRLDDGEPSRPGPPRGEETVFHAPVRRPPTPPRGAPIPGADDPTKPPGSMNPVLPPVQPVPTQAVRPPQPDEPQLTSVLASPAPETQSIMPPVPRPDTGPGTPLPDPGTESVLPERSSEGRHTGTGTGTGTGSGSDSRSGSFPGTSRRTSSRTSRSRRGRLGAGLVEVPPVPARDPASAVLTNPVVSEEKRFCGNCAAKVGRGKDGKPGSPEGKCENCATPFSFLPKLQPHELVGGQYEVLGAIAYGGLGWIYLAQDHNVSDRWVVLKGLIDTGDATAMAAAANEQRFLAEVEHPNIVKIHNFVQHPDAHSGTTVGYIVMEYVGGQSLRQLALAHHRESRRPEPLPIGQVIAYGLEILPAMGYLHSQGLLYCDLKPDNVIQTNEQLKLIDLGAVRRTDDYESPLFFTTGYSAPELPTQGASIASDLFTVGRTLAVLSFEFTGYTTKFKTTLPGPDAVPLFALFGSYYRFLRRATHADPDRRFLSAEEMADQLTGVLREIMALGTGKPRPGASTVFGPEIRTFGVQLVVPEAGASVPLPGADEVVAGLPIPQVDTDDPAAGVLATTTTLEPRGAIEALSGAPRESIEVRLRIVRARIELGELAEAQRQLQAAQYLAIKNGFPHDWRIDWYRGLIELAGGRSRVAHVAFEAVYDDLPGEAAPKLALGISAEGVGDYFAAARFYELVWRTDRTYVSAAFGLARVYLAQGARSSAVEVLETVPPSSTHYVDAQVAAIKIKTTVTKAKGRETPVTEHDLLDASARLERLRLDIERRTRLTANVLEAAHEWLKQGRPTPGARVLGCALEERELRFGLERCYRALARLAGTVEQRVELVDRANEIRPRTLT, encoded by the coding sequence GTGTCGGAGGAACCGCGCCGTCCTCGGCACGCCGCGCCGGACGACGAACCGCAGCCGGCCACGCCGGGCAGCAGCTGGCAGCCGCCGCCACCGGTGCGGTGGGAGACACCGGAGCCGTCGATCTCGGGCCGCCTCGACGACGGCGAGCCGTCCCGCCCCGGGCCGCCCCGCGGCGAGGAGACCGTCTTCCACGCGCCCGTGCGCCGCCCGCCGACGCCGCCGCGCGGCGCGCCGATCCCGGGCGCGGACGACCCGACCAAGCCGCCCGGCAGCATGAACCCCGTCCTGCCGCCGGTCCAGCCGGTGCCCACGCAGGCCGTCCGCCCGCCGCAGCCCGACGAGCCGCAGCTGACGAGCGTGCTCGCTTCGCCGGCGCCGGAAACCCAGAGCATCATGCCGCCGGTGCCGCGGCCGGACACGGGTCCCGGCACCCCGCTGCCGGACCCGGGCACCGAAAGCGTGCTGCCCGAGCGCAGCAGCGAAGGACGGCACACCGGAACCGGCACCGGCACGGGAACCGGCAGCGGCTCGGACTCCCGGTCCGGCTCGTTCCCCGGCACCTCGCGGCGGACGTCGTCGCGGACGTCGCGCTCGCGCCGCGGCCGCCTCGGCGCCGGACTGGTCGAGGTCCCGCCGGTGCCCGCGCGCGATCCCGCGTCGGCGGTGCTGACGAACCCGGTGGTGTCGGAGGAAAAGCGCTTCTGCGGCAACTGCGCCGCGAAGGTCGGGCGCGGCAAGGACGGCAAACCCGGTTCCCCGGAAGGGAAGTGCGAGAACTGCGCCACGCCGTTCTCGTTCCTCCCGAAGCTGCAGCCGCACGAACTCGTAGGCGGCCAGTACGAAGTGCTCGGTGCGATCGCCTACGGCGGGCTCGGCTGGATCTACCTGGCGCAGGACCACAACGTCAGCGACCGCTGGGTCGTCCTCAAAGGACTGATCGACACCGGTGACGCGACGGCGATGGCGGCCGCGGCCAACGAACAGCGGTTCCTGGCCGAGGTCGAGCACCCGAACATCGTCAAGATCCACAACTTCGTGCAGCACCCGGACGCGCACAGCGGCACCACCGTCGGCTACATCGTCATGGAGTACGTCGGCGGCCAGTCGCTGCGGCAGCTCGCGCTGGCGCACCACCGGGAAAGCCGCCGCCCGGAGCCGCTGCCGATCGGCCAGGTCATCGCGTACGGGCTGGAGATCCTGCCCGCCATGGGGTACCTGCACAGCCAGGGCTTGCTCTACTGCGACCTCAAGCCGGACAACGTCATCCAGACCAACGAGCAGCTGAAGCTGATCGACCTGGGCGCGGTCCGCCGCACCGACGACTACGAGAGCCCGCTGTTCTTCACCACCGGCTACAGCGCGCCGGAACTGCCGACGCAGGGCGCGTCGATCGCGTCGGACCTGTTCACCGTCGGGCGCACGCTCGCCGTGCTGAGCTTCGAGTTCACCGGCTACACCACCAAGTTCAAGACGACGCTGCCCGGCCCGGACGCGGTCCCGCTGTTCGCGCTCTTCGGCTCGTACTACCGGTTCCTGCGGCGCGCGACGCACGCCGACCCGGACCGGCGGTTCCTCTCCGCCGAGGAGATGGCCGACCAGCTCACCGGGGTGCTGCGCGAGATCATGGCGCTCGGCACCGGCAAGCCGCGGCCCGGCGCGTCCACGGTGTTCGGCCCGGAGATCCGCACGTTCGGCGTCCAGCTGGTGGTGCCGGAGGCCGGCGCCAGCGTGCCGCTGCCCGGCGCCGACGAGGTCGTCGCCGGCCTGCCGATCCCGCAGGTCGACACGGACGACCCGGCCGCGGGCGTGCTGGCCACGACGACGACGCTCGAACCGCGCGGCGCCATCGAGGCCCTCTCCGGCGCGCCGCGGGAGTCGATCGAGGTCCGGTTGCGGATCGTGCGCGCCCGGATCGAACTGGGCGAGCTGGCGGAGGCACAGCGGCAGCTGCAGGCCGCCCAGTACCTCGCGATCAAGAACGGGTTCCCGCACGACTGGCGCATCGACTGGTACCGCGGCCTGATCGAGCTGGCCGGCGGCCGGTCGCGGGTCGCGCACGTCGCGTTCGAAGCGGTGTACGACGACCTGCCGGGCGAGGCGGCACCGAAGCTCGCGCTCGGCATCAGCGCCGAAGGCGTCGGCGACTACTTCGCCGCCGCGCGGTTCTACGAGCTGGTCTGGCGGACCGACCGCACCTACGTCAGCGCCGCCTTCGGCCTCGCCCGCGTGTACCTGGCGCAGGGCGCGCGCTCCAGCGCGGTCGAGGTGCTCGAGACCGTGCCGCCGTCGTCCACCCACTACGTCGACGCACAGGTCGCGGCGATCAAGATCAAGACGACGGTCACTAAGGCCAAGGGCCGCGAGACCCCGGTCACCGAGCACGACCTGCTCGACGCGTCGGCCCGGCTCGAACGGCTCCGCCTCGACATCGAGCGCCGCACCCGGCTCACCGCGAACGTGCTCGAAGCCGCGCACGAATGGCTCAAGCAGGGGCGGCCGACGCCGGGCGCGCGGGTGCTGGGGTGCGCGCTCGAGGAACGTGAGCTGCGGTTCGGCCTCGAGCGCTGCTACCGGGCACTCGCGCGGCTGGCGGGCACGGTCGAACAGCGCGTGGAGCTGGTCGACCGGGCCAACGAGATCCGGCCCCGGACCCTCACCTGA
- a CDS encoding PaaI family thioesterase, whose translation MSRVSQPWPPVAVEPAVPHPKAPAPGTELGVHFAECFGCGDEADAGLHLRSTVGEGQVVRSRFTVTAAHQGAPGLAHGGLLACAFDEALGSAVGNLMRRPAVTGKLETDFRRPVPVGTTLFIETRLDGVAGRKIYVSADGRLDAEDGQIAVSARALFVVVGFEHFSTHGDPQALEKLAEQHAKNQRAREEGDWEINP comes from the coding sequence ATGAGTCGTGTTTCTCAACCGTGGCCGCCGGTGGCGGTGGAGCCCGCGGTCCCGCACCCGAAGGCGCCGGCGCCGGGCACCGAGCTCGGCGTCCACTTCGCGGAGTGCTTCGGGTGCGGTGACGAGGCCGACGCCGGGCTGCACCTGCGCTCGACAGTCGGCGAGGGCCAGGTCGTGCGCTCGCGGTTCACCGTCACCGCGGCCCACCAGGGCGCGCCCGGGCTCGCCCACGGCGGCCTGCTGGCCTGCGCGTTCGACGAGGCGCTCGGCTCGGCGGTCGGCAACCTGATGCGCCGTCCGGCGGTCACCGGCAAGCTCGAGACGGACTTCCGCCGTCCGGTGCCGGTCGGGACGACGTTGTTCATCGAGACGCGGCTCGACGGCGTCGCCGGCCGCAAGATCTACGTCAGCGCGGACGGCCGCCTCGACGCCGAAGACGGCCAGATCGCGGTCAGCGCCCGCGCGCTGTTCGTCGTCGTCGGCTTCGAGCACTTCAGCACGCACGGCGACCCGCAGGCGCTGGAGAAGCTGGCCGAGCAGCACGCGAAGAACCAGCGCGCCCGCGAAGAGGGCGACTGGGAGATCAACCCCTGA
- a CDS encoding MFS transporter: MDERTVKRAVWASAMGNATEWYDYGVFTSGAIATSIGTLFFPGEGNAVLKSLALLAVGFIVRPFGGAFFGPLGDKLGRKRVLAITILLMSGCTFLVGVLPTYAGSYSMGIAAPIAILLLRIIQGFSTGGEYGGAATFIAEYSPTKRRGFFGSFLELGTLGGYVLGNLVVLSVTLSLSADQVDAWGWRIPFFVALPLGLIGLYLRNKLEDTPEFRRMEAAGEAPKKAPLKEIFVRNWRMILNLIGIVLLLNVADYLLLTTMPTYFTDTLKINDNTSTLIIIAVEVIQMAIIIPLGALSDRIGRKPLLLTAAIGFLVLSWPCLKLMQSGSILWLFVGFLIVAILLVFMLAVIGSTFPAMFPTRVRYGSFAIGYNISTSLFGGTCGVIVTALIKSTGNEDWPAYYLMAAALIAILPIIKIPETSQVPMEEIDTEGTGGKLASAAAQR, from the coding sequence GTGGACGAGAGAACCGTCAAACGCGCCGTCTGGGCGTCGGCCATGGGCAACGCCACCGAGTGGTACGACTACGGCGTCTTCACCTCGGGCGCGATCGCCACCAGCATCGGCACGCTGTTCTTCCCCGGGGAAGGCAACGCGGTCCTCAAGTCACTGGCGCTGCTGGCGGTAGGGTTCATCGTGCGGCCGTTCGGCGGGGCGTTCTTCGGCCCGCTCGGCGACAAGCTCGGCCGCAAGCGGGTCCTCGCCATCACGATCCTGCTGATGTCCGGCTGCACGTTCCTGGTCGGCGTCCTGCCGACGTACGCCGGCAGCTACAGCATGGGCATCGCGGCCCCCATCGCGATCCTGCTGCTCCGGATCATCCAGGGCTTCTCGACCGGCGGTGAATACGGCGGAGCGGCGACGTTCATCGCCGAGTACTCGCCGACGAAGCGCCGTGGCTTCTTCGGCAGCTTCCTCGAGCTCGGCACGCTGGGCGGCTACGTGCTCGGCAACCTCGTGGTGCTGTCGGTGACGCTGTCCCTGTCGGCCGACCAGGTCGACGCGTGGGGCTGGCGGATCCCGTTCTTCGTCGCGCTGCCGCTCGGCCTGATCGGGCTCTACCTGCGGAACAAGCTCGAGGACACCCCCGAGTTCCGCCGGATGGAGGCCGCGGGCGAGGCGCCGAAGAAGGCGCCGCTCAAGGAGATCTTCGTCCGCAACTGGCGGATGATCCTCAACCTGATCGGCATCGTCCTGCTGCTGAACGTCGCGGACTACCTGCTGCTGACCACGATGCCGACGTACTTCACGGACACGCTGAAGATCAACGACAACACGTCGACGCTGATCATCATCGCCGTCGAAGTCATCCAGATGGCGATCATCATCCCGCTCGGCGCCCTGTCCGACCGGATCGGCCGGAAACCGCTGCTGCTCACCGCGGCCATCGGCTTCCTGGTGCTGAGCTGGCCCTGCCTCAAGCTGATGCAGTCCGGCAGCATCCTGTGGCTGTTCGTCGGGTTCCTGATCGTGGCGATCCTGCTGGTGTTCATGCTCGCCGTGATCGGCTCGACGTTCCCGGCGATGTTCCCGACCCGGGTGCGCTACGGCTCGTTCGCGATCGGCTACAACATCTCGACGTCGCTGTTCGGTGGTACCTGCGGTGTCATCGTGACGGCGTTGATCAAGAGCACCGGAAACGAGGACTGGCCGGCGTACTACTTGATGGCGGCGGCGCTGATCGCGATCCTGCCGATCATCAAGATCCCGGAGACGTCGCAGGTGCCGATGGAAGAGATCGACACCGAAGGCACCGGCGGGAAGCTGGCCTCCGCGGCCGCTCAGCGCTGA
- a CDS encoding SigE family RNA polymerase sigma factor gives MISRSRPSTGPGSPWDGEFARYFGERAHSLRSTAFLLCGDWHQAEDLTQAALLKLYLAWPRLSRHDALDAYARKVVLRTFLAEHRRSRWKRERLTDTPPELPAEPAASDQDGLVRQALAVLAPKQRAVLVLRYFEDLSVEETAKALGCSTGTVKSQASRGLATLRNRLGPHYALTFSATTEGR, from the coding sequence GTGATCTCCCGCTCCCGTCCGTCGACCGGGCCGGGCTCGCCGTGGGACGGCGAGTTCGCCCGGTACTTCGGCGAGCGCGCGCACAGCCTGCGCTCGACCGCCTTCCTGCTCTGCGGGGACTGGCACCAGGCCGAGGACCTCACGCAGGCCGCGCTGCTCAAGCTGTACCTCGCCTGGCCGAGGCTGTCGCGCCACGACGCCTTGGACGCCTACGCCCGCAAGGTCGTGCTCCGCACGTTCCTGGCCGAGCACCGGCGCAGCAGGTGGAAGCGGGAGCGGCTCACCGACACCCCGCCGGAGCTCCCGGCGGAACCGGCCGCGAGCGACCAGGACGGGCTCGTCCGGCAAGCTCTGGCCGTACTGGCTCCGAAGCAGCGCGCCGTGCTGGTGCTGCGGTACTTCGAGGACCTGAGCGTCGAGGAGACGGCGAAGGCCCTCGGCTGCAGCACCGGCACGGTGAAGAGCCAGGCCTCCCGCGGCCTGGCGACGCTGCGCAACCGGCTCGGCCCGCACTACGCGCTGACCTTCAGCGCGACCACGGAGGGGAGGTGA
- a CDS encoding Ig-like domain-containing protein — protein sequence MGVTVRTSTRRRGAAVALGLVAVLALGACSSEPTVSASGSSGGGPTASPAPSAQPAKLTVTPAGGAQDVAPGEPVGVQVADGTILSVTLTNPDGKQVQGQASADKKSWNTTEQLGYGKTYTWSGQAQGSDGKNVAIGGAFTTVKPKRQLSASLNVGDGQTYGIAMPIALTFPSRVTDKASVEKALSVETTPKTEGSWAWLNGDTSVHWRPKEYFKPNTQVKVNAKIYGVKIGDGVYGKQDVSASFAIGRSQIVKGNTTQHTMQVIRDGQQIADYPVSYGLDSDPGRVTHSGVHVVMGKQATYAMSNPKYHYENVVVPWAVRISNNGEFIHGLAASVWAQGKKNVSHGCLNLSPARAKEYYDGVLTGDPVEITGSTQTLTAKDGDYSDWTYDWASWQKLSALAG from the coding sequence ATGGGTGTGACGGTGAGGACTTCCACGCGGCGCCGGGGCGCGGCAGTGGCACTGGGCTTGGTCGCGGTGCTCGCGCTGGGGGCGTGCAGCAGCGAACCGACGGTCTCGGCGAGCGGCTCTTCGGGCGGGGGCCCGACGGCTTCTCCCGCGCCCAGCGCGCAGCCCGCGAAGCTGACGGTGACGCCGGCCGGTGGCGCGCAGGACGTGGCGCCGGGCGAGCCGGTGGGGGTCCAGGTCGCCGACGGCACCATCCTGTCGGTCACGCTGACGAACCCGGACGGCAAGCAGGTCCAGGGCCAGGCGTCGGCGGACAAGAAGAGCTGGAACACCACCGAGCAGCTCGGCTACGGCAAGACCTACACCTGGTCCGGCCAGGCGCAGGGCTCCGACGGGAAGAACGTCGCCATCGGGGGCGCGTTCACCACCGTCAAGCCGAAGCGCCAGCTGTCGGCGAGCCTGAACGTCGGTGACGGCCAGACGTACGGCATCGCGATGCCGATCGCGCTGACCTTCCCGAGCCGCGTCACCGACAAGGCCTCCGTCGAGAAGGCGCTGTCGGTCGAGACGACGCCGAAGACCGAGGGCTCGTGGGCCTGGCTGAACGGCGACACCTCGGTGCACTGGCGGCCGAAGGAGTACTTCAAGCCCAACACGCAGGTGAAGGTCAACGCCAAGATCTACGGCGTCAAGATCGGCGACGGCGTGTACGGCAAGCAGGACGTGTCGGCCAGCTTCGCGATCGGCCGCTCCCAGATCGTCAAGGGCAACACCACCCAGCACACCATGCAGGTGATCCGCGACGGCCAGCAGATCGCCGACTACCCGGTGAGCTACGGCCTCGACTCCGACCCGGGCCGCGTGACGCACAGCGGCGTGCACGTCGTGATGGGCAAGCAGGCCACGTACGCGATGAGCAACCCGAAGTACCACTACGAAAACGTCGTGGTGCCGTGGGCGGTCCGGATCTCCAACAACGGCGAGTTCATCCACGGGCTGGCGGCGTCGGTCTGGGCGCAGGGCAAGAAGAACGTCTCGCACGGCTGCCTGAACCTGTCGCCGGCGCGGGCGAAGGAGTACTACGACGGCGTGCTCACCGGTGACCCGGTGGAGATCACCGGCAGCACGCAGACGCTGACCGCCAAGGACGGCGACTACAGCGACTGGACCTACGACTGGGCGAGCTGGCAGAAGCTGTCGGCCCTCGCCGGCTGA
- a CDS encoding cold-shock protein, with protein sequence MAQGTVKWFNAEKGFGFIAQDGGEGDVFVHYSEIEGRGFRTLEENQRVEFEVGQGQKGPQAQKVRAI encoded by the coding sequence GTGGCGCAAGGCACTGTGAAGTGGTTCAACGCGGAGAAGGGCTTCGGCTTCATCGCGCAGGACGGCGGCGAAGGCGACGTTTTCGTTCACTACTCGGAGATCGAGGGTCGTGGCTTCCGCACCCTCGAAGAGAACCAGCGAGTGGAGTTCGAGGTCGGCCAGGGTCAGAAGGGCCCGCAGGCCCAGAAGGTCCGCGCGATCTGA
- a CDS encoding tyrosine-type recombinase/integrase, which produces MKEWAGRERFFVGQDGRPMNGNAVYQTFVRARVKVGIGVSFHDLRHTGQTLAASAGATLADLKKRLGHSSAAASLRYLHAVEGRDKEVAAELSKLATRGDAAKLPKSIVVKH; this is translated from the coding sequence ATGAAGGAGTGGGCCGGTCGGGAGCGGTTCTTCGTCGGGCAGGACGGGCGGCCGATGAACGGCAACGCGGTCTACCAGACGTTCGTCCGGGCTCGTGTGAAGGTTGGCATCGGGGTCAGCTTCCACGACCTGCGGCACACCGGCCAGACGCTCGCGGCGAGCGCTGGGGCGACGCTGGCCGACTTGAAGAAGCGGCTCGGGCACTCGTCTGCTGCTGCGTCGCTGCGGTACCTCCACGCGGTTGAAGGGCGAGACAAGGAGGTGGCTGCCGAGTTGAGCAAGCTCGCTACACGTGGGGACGCTGCCAAGCTGCCCAAGTCGATCGTCGTCAAGCACTGA
- a CDS encoding class I SAM-dependent methyltransferase: MKEIWDAEAASFDDQPDHGLRDPSTRAAWSDLLLPLMPTAPATVVDLGCGTGSLAVLLAQAGYAVDGVDLSSRMLAVAKEKAEAAGVSLGLHEGDASNPSCSPGAYDVVLARHVLWAMPDPAAALGSWVRLLKPGGRLVLVEGRWFTGAGVSADECERLVRARREDATVTPLDDPTLWGGPIEDERYLLVSRT; this comes from the coding sequence ATGAAAGAGATCTGGGATGCCGAGGCGGCATCGTTCGACGATCAGCCGGATCATGGCCTGCGAGACCCGTCGACGCGGGCAGCGTGGTCCGATCTCCTTCTGCCACTGATGCCGACGGCTCCCGCCACGGTGGTCGACCTTGGTTGCGGGACGGGCAGCCTCGCCGTCCTGTTGGCCCAGGCCGGGTACGCCGTGGACGGCGTGGATCTTTCCAGCCGGATGCTCGCCGTAGCCAAGGAGAAGGCCGAAGCGGCAGGCGTGAGCCTCGGACTTCACGAGGGTGACGCCTCCAATCCCTCGTGCTCGCCGGGCGCGTATGACGTCGTCCTCGCGCGGCACGTGCTGTGGGCAATGCCCGATCCGGCCGCCGCGCTGGGCAGCTGGGTGCGCCTCCTGAAGCCGGGTGGTCGTCTGGTGCTCGTCGAAGGTCGCTGGTTCACCGGGGCAGGGGTCTCGGCGGACGAGTGCGAACGACTCGTGCGTGCTCGTCGAGAGGACGCGACGGTGACCCCACTGGACGACCCCACTCTGTGGGGCGGTCCGATCGAAGACGAGCGGTACCTGCTTGTCAGCCGGACTTGA
- a CDS encoding YciI family protein, with product MRYLLTLHMNPTLWATLTDDQKNGVYEGHGEFIKLVTGSGEMVETKALAEPAETKTVTVKNGVAHTADGGFVASEAFLCGYYVVDVESEARAVELAAKIPDAQYTAVEVRKVVHEG from the coding sequence ATGCGCTACCTCCTGACCCTCCACATGAACCCCACCCTCTGGGCCACCCTCACCGACGACCAGAAGAACGGTGTCTACGAAGGACACGGCGAGTTCATCAAGCTCGTCACCGGCTCCGGCGAGATGGTCGAGACCAAAGCGCTCGCCGAACCGGCCGAGACCAAGACCGTCACCGTGAAGAACGGCGTGGCGCACACCGCGGACGGCGGCTTCGTCGCTTCCGAAGCCTTCCTCTGCGGCTACTACGTCGTCGACGTCGAGAGCGAAGCGCGGGCGGTCGAGCTGGCCGCGAAGATCCCGGACGCCCAGTACACCGCCGTCGAAGTCCGGAAGGTCGTGCACGAGGGTTGA
- a CDS encoding arylamine N-acetyltransferase encodes MTDEWGIDAVDLDAYLARTGQQRRPPSEAALRELMRAHVGAIPFENVDVVLGQHQGISLDVVSAKLVGRRRGGYCYEQSGLFAAVLEQLGYTVHRLSARVQPRRPGPYTHMTLVVDVDGRSFLADVGYGAGILDPMPLVDGAEVDQAGWPQRLVRNGDWWTLQKDGADILEFRLNGMHPIDYEVYHHYTSTHPKSPFTGRLVIMTLEPGVSRRLLGRELTVEKPGGHSETTTVAPDELDATLKDLGVELTADELARLLKSY; translated from the coding sequence ATGACCGATGAATGGGGCATCGACGCCGTCGATCTCGACGCTTACCTGGCGCGCACCGGGCAGCAGCGGCGCCCGCCGTCCGAAGCGGCGCTGCGGGAGCTCATGCGGGCGCACGTCGGCGCCATCCCGTTCGAGAACGTCGACGTCGTTCTCGGGCAGCACCAAGGGATTTCGCTCGACGTCGTGAGCGCCAAGCTCGTCGGGCGGCGGCGGGGCGGCTACTGCTACGAACAGAGTGGCCTCTTCGCCGCCGTCCTCGAACAGCTCGGGTACACCGTGCACCGGCTGTCCGCGCGCGTGCAGCCGCGGCGGCCCGGGCCGTACACGCACATGACGCTCGTCGTGGACGTCGACGGCCGCAGCTTCCTCGCCGACGTCGGGTATGGGGCCGGGATCCTCGACCCCATGCCGCTCGTGGACGGCGCCGAAGTCGACCAGGCCGGCTGGCCGCAGCGGCTCGTCCGCAACGGTGACTGGTGGACGCTGCAGAAGGACGGTGCCGACATCCTCGAGTTCCGGCTCAACGGGATGCACCCCATCGACTACGAGGTCTACCACCACTACACGTCCACGCACCCGAAGTCGCCGTTCACCGGACGGCTCGTGATCATGACGCTCGAACCGGGAGTCAGCCGGCGGCTCCTCGGCCGTGAGCTCACCGTCGAAAAACCCGGTGGCCACAGCGAAACCACCACGGTCGCGCCCGACGAACTCGACGCCACCCTCAAGGACCTCGGCGTCGAGCTGACCGCGGACGAGCTCGCGCGGCTCCTGAAGTCCTACTGA